TCACTAAGCATATTTTATTTATACCTCTTAAAAATTTTTACGTCTATTTACATCACTTTGTTTTGTGAAATCTCCTCTTGCATATGACCCATAAAGTATAATTGTATCGCATTGGTATTTTTCTATTAAAAAATTTTTCGGTTTGTTTGTGAATTTATTCATAAACTAATTTTTTTCAAATAATTGACACATTGTTTGCTACTTATATCTATAAATGCTTATAATATAACCTCTGCTTTTGTACCCGATCCTAATGTACTACTTATTTTTATATCTCCACCATGTGCCTTTACTATATCCTTTGCTATAGCCATTCCTAGTCCTGAGCCTTTATGACTCTCACCTGTATTTGTTCCTCTATAATATCTATCAAAAATATGCTTAAGTTCTTCTGGGTTCATCCCTTTTCCATTATCTGTTACAAATATGTGTGCTTTCTCATCTTTAATTACTTTGACTTCTATTTTCACATTATGATTATTATGAATAAGAGCATTATATAAAAGATTATTAATTACCCTTTTTATTAAAATATCATCTACTTCCTTATGGATAACACTTTCTTTGCAAATAAAATTAATATCTCTATCACTATACTTAGGATCATTTAATATATCAATAACCGTTCTCCTAACTAATTTCACTAAGTTAATTTCTTTTTTATCAAGCATAGAAGCTTTATTTTTAAGTTTTGTAGTTAAATTCAAATCATCTACAAGCTCTTTTATATAGTTTGATTTTTTATTTATGGTTTCTGCATAAGATTGGATTTCTTCCTTAGAGAACTCATACTCATCATCACTTAAAATCTCCGCGTATCCCTTAATAGATGCTAATGGAGTTTTTATATCATGAGATATATTTGCAATCCATTCCTCCCTCATTTGTTCTAGTTTCTTTCGTTGGCTTTCATTATTTTT
Above is a window of Sedimentibacter sp. MB35-C1 DNA encoding:
- a CDS encoding nucleotidyltransferase family protein translates to MNKFTNKPKNFLIEKYQCDTIILYGSYARGDFTKQSDVNRRKNF